From the genome of Fusobacterium varium, one region includes:
- a CDS encoding uracil-DNA glycosylase, family 4: protein MMKNEEVGELWETIKFEVGGLGSNYGEGAARKLLIGSGNKEASVLFIGDDPELYQNEDLKVASGSSGEFLIKLCDIEGILPDEYYITTLAKKDCKFRDYMEDDQNELLEMLDMQIALINPEIVVALGSEAARALLKREVKIGEERGKFIQWVGGIKLLLTYDVNFVKKSRNDSGKKSKVAIEFWSDLKLLKEEMSKGYGEEDY from the coding sequence ATGATGAAAAATGAAGAAGTAGGAGAACTTTGGGAAACTATAAAATTTGAAGTTGGAGGTCTTGGGAGTAACTATGGAGAAGGAGCTGCTAGAAAACTTCTTATAGGAAGTGGAAATAAAGAAGCTTCTGTACTTTTTATAGGAGATGATCCAGAGCTTTATCAAAATGAAGATTTAAAAGTTGCTTCTGGTTCTAGTGGAGAATTCCTCATAAAACTATGTGATATAGAAGGAATATTGCCAGATGAATATTATATAACTACACTTGCTAAAAAAGACTGCAAGTTCAGAGATTATATGGAAGATGATCAGAATGAACTTCTGGAAATGTTGGATATGCAGATAGCTCTTATAAATCCTGAAATAGTTGTAGCTTTAGGGTCTGAAGCAGCAAGAGCGCTTCTTAAAAGAGAAGTAAAAATAGGAGAGGAAAGAGGTAAATTTATTCAATGGGTTGGAGGAATAAAACTTCTCTTGACTTATGATGTAAATTTTGTAAAAAAATCTAGAAATGATAGTGGCAAAAAATCTAAAGTAGCTATAGAATTCTGGAGCGACCTTAAACTTTTGAAAGAGGAGATGTCAAAAGGGTATGGAGAAGAGGATTATTAG
- the ygfA gene encoding 5-formyltetrahydrofolate cyclo-ligase family protein, with translation MEKRIIRNQIREKRELLSSFEVKETSEKIMKNLLESRYFQEAQIIMSYMSFKNEIDTHKINEAILKAGKKLLLPRTIGKNEMEAVEYGKGFQKGAMGIEEPIGDRYNGRIDLIVVPGIVFDEAGNRIGFGRGYYDRFLENYLDSVKVSIAYDFQLVEKIEAEKHDKKVDIIFLKNNMIEVKKY, from the coding sequence ATGGAGAAGAGGATTATTAGAAATCAAATAAGAGAGAAAAGAGAATTGCTTTCTTCTTTTGAAGTGAAAGAAACTAGTGAAAAAATAATGAAAAATTTGCTGGAAAGTAGATATTTTCAAGAGGCACAAATAATAATGAGTTATATGAGCTTTAAAAATGAGATAGATACTCATAAAATAAATGAAGCTATATTAAAAGCAGGAAAAAAACTTCTGCTTCCAAGAACAATAGGAAAAAATGAAATGGAAGCTGTAGAATATGGAAAAGGGTTTCAAAAAGGAGCTATGGGGATAGAAGAACCTATTGGAGATAGATACAATGGAAGAATAGATTTGATAGTGGTTCCAGGAATAGTTTTTGATGAAGCTGGTAATAGAATAGGATTTGGAAGAGGTTATTATGATAGATTTTTAGAAAATTATCTAGATTCTGTGAAAGTATCCATTGCTTATGATTTTCAATTGGTAGAAAAAATAGAAGCTGAGAAGCACGATAAAAAAGTGGATATCATTTTTTTAAAAAATAATATGATTGAAGTTAAGAAATATTGA
- a CDS encoding L,D-carboxypeptidase A — protein sequence MIKPKRLKKGDKIAIVSLSWGGLGDENFIHKFYIAKERLEKDFGLEVICMPNALKGSEFIAQYPELRAKDLMEAFLDKTISAIFCAIGGEDTIRILPYVDLDIIKNNPKIFMGYSDSTINHFMMYKAGLISFYGPSIMCEFGEYVKMFDYTKNAVNDILFGEWNKYSLLPSPEWTEECILWEKNNINTSYRMKKDTHGYEVINGFGIIKGHLLGGCLDVFMIVNCTKIWPTLEEWKNSILFIETSEDKPSPEFVKWTFRNLAAQGILKVINGIIIGKPQGEIFYEEYKTVIKDVVVDEEKLVNLPIFYNVNFGHAKPIGIIPYGIIAELNCEEKTITFLENPTIE from the coding sequence ATGATAAAACCAAAGAGATTGAAAAAAGGTGATAAAATTGCTATTGTAAGCCTTTCATGGGGTGGTTTAGGAGATGAAAACTTCATTCATAAATTTTATATTGCAAAAGAGAGATTGGAAAAAGATTTTGGATTAGAAGTTATTTGTATGCCTAATGCACTAAAAGGCAGTGAATTTATAGCACAATATCCAGAGTTGAGAGCTAAGGATTTAATGGAAGCATTTTTGGATAAAACAATTTCAGCTATTTTTTGCGCTATTGGAGGAGAAGATACAATACGTATACTTCCTTATGTTGATTTAGATATAATAAAAAACAATCCTAAAATATTTATGGGATATTCAGATAGTACTATAAATCATTTTATGATGTATAAAGCAGGACTTATATCATTTTATGGACCTTCTATAATGTGTGAGTTTGGTGAATATGTAAAAATGTTTGATTACACCAAAAATGCAGTTAATGATATATTGTTTGGAGAATGGAATAAATATTCTCTTCTCCCAAGCCCAGAATGGACAGAGGAATGTATTTTATGGGAAAAGAACAATATAAATACATCATATAGAATGAAAAAAGATACACATGGATATGAAGTTATAAATGGTTTTGGAATTATAAAGGGGCATCTTTTAGGTGGGTGTCTTGATGTGTTTATGATAGTCAATTGTACAAAAATTTGGCCAACTTTAGAGGAGTGGAAAAACTCAATATTATTTATTGAAACAAGTGAAGATAAACCATCACCAGAGTTTGTCAAATGGACTTTTAGAAATCTTGCTGCTCAAGGAATACTGAAAGTAATAAATGGTATCATCATAGGGAAACCACAAGGTGAAATATTTTATGAAGAATATAAAACAGTAATTAAAGATGTTGTGGTTGATGAAGAGAAGTTGGTAAATCTTCCAATTTTTTATAATGTAAATTTTGGACATGCTAAACCAATAGGAATAATTCCATATGGAATTATAGCAGAGTTAAATTGTGAAGAAAAAACAATAACATTTTTGGAAAATCCAACAATAGAATAG
- the recG gene encoding ATP-dependent DNA helicase recG produces MRKEEYRDIYQPIEDAEIKYFDEKNTNKLKRLGIKSLYDLFYYFPRAYDDRTNIMKIGDLRGDEYVVLKATLLTVSAPPTRSGLKMVKATATDNTGIIELVWFQMPYLRKTLKIGEEYIFIGQIKRGYVYQLVNPEFKLGSNQQKLEAGEILPIYSTSKEMPQNTLRKLMKEAVKSKLYIFQENIPEEILKKYKVMNREQAMKEIHFPTNSKNLEEAKRRFAIEELLVLEMGILQKRFEMDSQNTSKYELEDKKTLVKQYLENLTFSLTKAQKKVITEIYRDLSNGRIINRLIQGDVGSGKTIVSMVLLLYMVENSYQGVLMAPTEILAVQHYLSVKDKFEKLGVRVELLTGSFKGKAKQKLLDSIKEGEVDIVIGTHALIEENVEFERLGLIIIDEQHRFGVVQRKLLRDKGVLANLVVMSATPIPRSLALSIYGDLDVSVIDELPPGRKPIKTKWIATIDETKTMYEFIGKKLSQGRQAYFVAPLIEESEKLAAKSTEELLEEVSKYLPEYRIGVLHGRMKNADKDEIMNSFKNKELDIMVSTTVIEVGVDVPNATVMVINNAERFGLSALHQLRGRVGRGEYQSYCFLVSRTENAVSKSRLQVMEETQDGFKIAEEDLKLRKSGEIFGTKQSGFSDLKFTDIVHDVKTIKLVKDICTDYLKENKGIIKNRYLKYDIEEKFKES; encoded by the coding sequence ATGAGAAAAGAAGAATACAGAGATATATATCAGCCTATTGAAGATGCTGAAATAAAGTATTTTGATGAAAAAAATACAAATAAGCTGAAAAGACTGGGGATAAAATCTTTGTATGATTTATTCTATTATTTCCCAAGAGCATATGATGATAGGACTAATATCATGAAGATAGGAGATCTTCGTGGAGATGAGTATGTAGTTCTCAAGGCAACACTTTTGACTGTGAGTGCCCCTCCCACTAGGTCGGGGCTGAAAATGGTTAAAGCTACAGCTACTGACAATACAGGAATAATAGAATTAGTATGGTTTCAAATGCCTTATCTTAGAAAAACTTTAAAGATAGGAGAGGAATATATATTCATTGGTCAAATAAAGAGAGGTTATGTATATCAGCTGGTAAATCCAGAATTTAAATTGGGAAGCAATCAACAGAAACTTGAAGCTGGAGAAATACTTCCTATATATAGTACAAGCAAGGAAATGCCACAGAATACTTTAAGAAAATTAATGAAAGAAGCTGTAAAGAGTAAATTGTATATTTTTCAAGAAAATATTCCAGAGGAAATATTGAAAAAATATAAAGTAATGAATAGAGAACAGGCTATGAAGGAGATTCATTTTCCTACTAACAGTAAAAATCTTGAAGAAGCAAAAAGAAGATTTGCTATAGAAGAATTATTAGTTTTGGAAATGGGAATACTTCAAAAAAGATTTGAAATGGATAGTCAGAACACAAGTAAGTATGAGCTGGAAGATAAAAAAACATTGGTAAAGCAATATCTTGAAAATTTAACTTTTTCACTAACAAAAGCTCAAAAAAAAGTTATAACAGAAATATACAGAGATCTTTCAAATGGAAGAATAATAAACAGACTTATACAGGGAGATGTAGGAAGTGGGAAAACAATAGTATCTATGGTTCTTTTACTCTATATGGTAGAAAATTCATATCAGGGAGTATTGATGGCACCAACAGAAATACTTGCAGTCCAGCATTATCTTTCAGTAAAAGATAAGTTTGAAAAACTTGGAGTGAGAGTGGAGCTTCTTACAGGAAGTTTTAAAGGAAAGGCTAAACAAAAGCTTCTGGATTCAATAAAAGAGGGAGAAGTGGATATTGTAATAGGAACTCATGCTCTTATAGAAGAAAATGTAGAATTTGAAAGACTTGGTTTAATAATTATAGATGAACAGCATAGATTCGGTGTGGTACAGAGAAAATTATTGAGAGATAAGGGAGTTCTTGCTAATCTGGTGGTAATGAGTGCAACACCAATTCCGAGATCACTGGCATTGAGTATTTATGGAGATTTAGATGTGTCAGTAATAGATGAACTTCCTCCAGGGAGAAAACCTATCAAAACTAAGTGGATAGCTACAATAGATGAAACGAAAACTATGTATGAGTTTATTGGAAAAAAATTATCTCAAGGAAGACAGGCATATTTTGTAGCTCCTCTCATAGAGGAAAGTGAAAAGTTGGCTGCTAAATCTACAGAAGAACTTCTTGAAGAAGTGAGCAAATACCTTCCTGAATATAGGATAGGTGTGCTTCATGGAAGGATGAAAAATGCTGATAAAGATGAGATAATGAACAGCTTTAAAAATAAGGAACTGGATATAATGGTATCAACTACTGTCATTGAAGTTGGAGTAGATGTACCAAATGCCACAGTTATGGTAATAAATAATGCTGAAAGGTTTGGACTTTCTGCCCTTCATCAGTTGAGAGGAAGAGTAGGTAGAGGAGAATATCAATCTTACTGTTTTCTTGTATCAAGAACAGAGAATGCAGTTTCTAAATCAAGACTTCAAGTAATGGAAGAAACACAGGATGGATTTAAAATAGCAGAAGAAGATTTAAAACTTAGAAAATCAGGAGAGATATTTGGAACAAAACAAAGTGGATTTAGTGACCTTAAATTTACAGATATAGTTCATGATGTGAAAACTATTAAGCTTGTAAAGGATATATGCACAGATTATCTTAAAGAAAATAAGGGAATAATAAAAAACAGATATCTAAAATATGATATTGAAGAAAAGTTTAAAGAAAGTTAG
- the pmpR gene encoding Transcriptional regulatory protein PmpR, which produces MSGHSKWNNIQHRKGAQDRKRAKLFTKFGRELTIAAKEGGGDPNFNPRLRLAIEKAKAGNMPKDILERAIKKGTGELEGVEFSEIRYEGYGPAGTAFIVDVVTDNKNRSASEVRMTFTRKGGNLGTDGAVAWMFKKQGVITVKSEGIDSDEFMMAALEAGAEDVSEEDGVFEVITNYTEFQTVLENLKEAGYSYEEAEISMNPENKVEITDLETAKKVMVLYDALDDLDDVQEVYANFDIAEELLDQLD; this is translated from the coding sequence GTGTCAGGACATAGTAAATGGAATAATATCCAGCATAGAAAAGGTGCTCAAGATAGAAAGAGAGCAAAATTATTTACTAAATTTGGAAGAGAATTAACAATAGCAGCTAAAGAAGGTGGAGGAGATCCAAACTTCAACCCTAGACTTAGACTGGCAATAGAGAAAGCAAAAGCTGGAAATATGCCTAAAGATATATTAGAAAGAGCTATTAAAAAAGGAACTGGAGAACTTGAAGGAGTAGAGTTTTCTGAAATTAGATATGAAGGTTATGGACCAGCAGGAACTGCTTTTATAGTTGATGTAGTTACAGATAATAAAAATAGATCAGCTTCAGAAGTAAGAATGACTTTCACTAGAAAAGGTGGAAATTTAGGAACTGATGGTGCTGTTGCATGGATGTTTAAAAAACAGGGAGTAATTACTGTAAAATCTGAAGGAATAGATTCTGATGAGTTTATGATGGCAGCTTTGGAAGCTGGAGCAGAAGATGTATCTGAAGAAGATGGAGTATTTGAAGTTATTACTAATTATACTGAATTTCAAACTGTTCTTGAAAATTTAAAAGAAGCAGGATATTCTTATGAAGAAGCTGAGATTTCAATGAATCCAGAAAATAAAGTTGAGATTACTGATCTTGAAACTGCTAAAAAAGTAATGGTTCTTTATGACGCATTAGATGATCTTGATGATGTTCAAGAGGTTTATGCTAACTTTGATATTGCAGAGGAATTACTAGATCAATTAGATTAG
- the ltaE gene encoding Low specificity L-threonine aldolase, whose product MISFKNDYSEGALPYVMEALLKTNMEQTVGYGEDEYTSQAIEAIKKSIKCDDCYVRLLVGGTQTNLLTIAHSLRPHEAVIAADTGHISVHEGGAIEATGHKVIELKTSGDGKLNVELVRKSVDLHEDTHMVQPKMVYISNPTEIGTLYSKQELIDLYEYCKSKDLYLYIDGARLASALASEKNDLKLEDYPKYSDVFYIGGTKCGLLFGEALVIINEELRKSQFIRITKQKGATLAKGRLLGVQFVELFKGDNYYQVGKHSNEMAMKLKKAFLDKGFKLKTDSYTNQQFPIFPIEMIEEIGKKYRYEFWEKVDEKHSAIRFVTSWATKKEHVDEFLKDFEELCKKYK is encoded by the coding sequence ATGATAAGTTTTAAAAATGATTACAGTGAAGGAGCATTACCATATGTAATGGAGGCTCTGCTGAAAACAAATATGGAACAAACAGTTGGATATGGTGAAGATGAGTATACTTCTCAAGCTATAGAAGCAATAAAGAAAAGTATTAAGTGTGATGATTGTTATGTACGTCTTTTAGTTGGGGGAACTCAAACCAATCTACTTACAATTGCTCATTCTCTTCGTCCTCATGAGGCAGTAATAGCTGCAGATACAGGACATATAAGTGTACATGAAGGTGGAGCTATAGAAGCTACTGGTCATAAAGTAATCGAATTGAAAACTTCAGGAGATGGAAAATTAAATGTAGAACTTGTAAGGAAATCTGTTGATCTTCATGAAGATACTCATATGGTACAGCCTAAAATGGTATATATATCAAATCCTACAGAAATAGGTACTCTTTACAGCAAACAAGAGCTTATTGATCTTTATGAATATTGCAAATCTAAAGACCTTTATTTATATATTGATGGAGCAAGACTTGCATCAGCTCTAGCTTCAGAAAAAAATGATTTGAAACTTGAAGATTATCCAAAATACTCTGATGTTTTCTATATAGGAGGAACAAAATGTGGACTTTTATTTGGAGAAGCTTTGGTAATAATTAATGAAGAATTGAGAAAGAGCCAGTTTATACGTATTACAAAGCAAAAAGGAGCTACTCTAGCTAAAGGAAGACTTTTAGGAGTACAGTTTGTTGAATTATTTAAGGGTGATAATTATTATCAAGTAGGAAAGCATTCTAATGAAATGGCTATGAAACTGAAAAAAGCATTTTTAGATAAAGGATTTAAATTAAAAACAGATTCATATACAAATCAACAGTTTCCAATATTTCCAATAGAAATGATAGAAGAAATAGGGAAAAAATATAGATATGAATTTTGGGAGAAAGTAGATGAAAAACATTCTGCTATACGTTTTGTTACATCTTGGGCAACTAAAAAAGAGCATGTAGATGAATTTTTAAAAGATTTTGAAGAATTATGCAAAAAATATAAGTAA
- the gsiB_8 gene encoding Glutathione-binding protein gsiB precursor gives MLLLSVNIYAEMNVTVAQNADAKTLDPTASNDVPSHRVTLQIYDTLVERDHGKLVPGLAESWTQVDPLTLDVKIRKNIKFHNGDPLTVGDVVFSLQKAKDAPSMMSFYSDIDKIEAIDDETVRITTKKPFGPLVNYLAHKGAGIMSEKVVKAAGDNYGQHPVGTGPFMFDSWVSADRIVLKANPDYYKGKPAIDTLIFRVIPEGVNRTIALETKEADIAYDIDPIDHDMVKNHSNLALLQKPALTMNYLGFNTEKAPFDKKEVRQAIAYAIDMNSMIGAVYLGAASKANSPVSPDVFGYNKDTKGYEYNVAKAKELLAQAGYPNGFKAKIWTNDNGIRKDTAVILQDQLKQIGIDASIEILEWGSYLDRLIRKEHDMFLLGWTPSPDADSALYAVFHSKNHGSAGNRTYYTNARVDELLDKGRETTVEADRLESYKEAQNIIMEEVPLIPLVYPDNNVGMQKNIKGFELDPENQHNLYPVSK, from the coding sequence ATGCTCTTATTGTCAGTAAATATTTATGCTGAAATGAATGTAACAGTTGCTCAAAATGCAGATGCAAAAACACTAGACCCAACAGCGTCTAATGATGTACCTTCTCATAGAGTAACACTTCAGATTTATGATACTCTAGTAGAAAGAGATCATGGAAAACTTGTTCCAGGATTGGCAGAGAGTTGGACACAGGTTGATCCCTTAACATTAGATGTAAAAATTAGAAAAAATATAAAATTTCATAATGGGGATCCATTGACTGTTGGAGATGTTGTATTTAGTCTTCAAAAAGCTAAAGATGCTCCAAGTATGATGAGTTTCTATTCTGATATAGATAAAATAGAGGCTATTGATGATGAAACAGTAAGAATAACAACTAAAAAACCTTTTGGACCACTTGTTAATTATCTTGCTCATAAGGGAGCAGGAATAATGAGTGAAAAAGTAGTAAAAGCTGCTGGAGATAATTATGGACAGCACCCAGTTGGAACAGGTCCATTTATGTTTGATTCTTGGGTATCAGCTGACAGAATAGTTTTAAAAGCAAATCCTGATTATTATAAAGGAAAACCAGCAATAGATACATTAATATTTAGGGTTATTCCAGAGGGAGTAAACAGAACAATAGCTTTAGAAACAAAAGAAGCAGATATTGCTTATGATATTGATCCTATTGACCATGATATGGTAAAAAATCATTCTAATCTTGCTCTTCTTCAAAAGCCGGCTTTAACAATGAATTATCTCGGATTTAATACTGAGAAAGCTCCTTTTGATAAAAAAGAAGTAAGACAGGCAATAGCATATGCAATAGATATGAACAGTATGATTGGAGCAGTATATTTAGGAGCAGCCTCTAAAGCAAATTCACCTGTATCTCCAGATGTATTTGGATATAATAAAGATACTAAAGGTTATGAATACAATGTAGCCAAAGCTAAAGAACTTTTGGCACAAGCAGGATATCCTAATGGATTTAAAGCAAAAATTTGGACTAATGATAATGGAATAAGAAAAGATACTGCTGTTATTTTGCAAGATCAATTAAAACAAATAGGAATAGACGCTTCAATAGAGATTTTGGAATGGGGTTCTTATTTAGATAGATTAATAAGAAAAGAACATGATATGTTTTTATTAGGATGGACACCAAGTCCAGACGCCGATTCAGCGTTATATGCAGTTTTCCATTCTAAAAATCATGGAAGTGCTGGAAATAGAACTTATTATACAAATGCAAGAGTAGATGAGCTTCTTGATAAAGGAAGAGAAACTACTGTAGAAGCAGATAGATTAGAAAGTTATAAAGAGGCACAGAATATAATAATGGAAGAAGTTCCATTAATTCCACTAGTTTATCCAGATAATAATGTAGGAATGCAAAAAAATATAAAAGGGTTTGAACTTGATCCTGAAAATCAACATAATCTTTATCCAGTAAGTAAATAA
- a CDS encoding ribonuclease Z yields the protein MKVSILGSGSSGNSIFIENDGIKLLIDAGFSCKKIEEKLKCIDRDINEIDALLITHEHTDHIQGAGIISRKYDIPIYITPESYAAGENKLGKIADKNLKLITKDFFLKDGIKVRPFDVMHDAERTIGYRLETECGKRMAISTDIGYVSNTVREYFKEVDIMVIECNYDYNMLMKCSYPWDLKARVKSRNGHLSNNDAARFIKDMYTERLRKVYLAHISKDSNNYDIVRNTVKEELLTNNIKLDFEIAMQDKVTDVFEL from the coding sequence ATGAAAGTTTCAATTTTAGGAAGTGGAAGTAGTGGAAACTCTATTTTTATAGAGAATGATGGTATCAAGCTTTTAATTGATGCAGGATTTAGCTGTAAAAAAATAGAGGAAAAATTAAAATGTATAGATAGGGATATAAATGAAATAGATGCGTTACTGATAACACATGAACACACAGATCACATACAGGGAGCTGGGATAATATCAAGAAAATATGATATTCCAATATACATAACCCCTGAAAGTTATGCTGCTGGTGAGAATAAACTTGGAAAGATTGCTGATAAAAATCTAAAACTTATAACAAAGGATTTTTTCTTGAAAGATGGAATAAAAGTACGTCCTTTTGATGTAATGCATGACGCTGAAAGAACTATAGGGTATAGATTGGAAACTGAGTGTGGAAAAAGAATGGCAATATCAACAGACATAGGATATGTAAGTAATACTGTAAGAGAGTATTTTAAAGAAGTGGATATTATGGTTATTGAATGCAACTATGATTATAATATGCTTATGAAATGCAGTTATCCATGGGATTTAAAAGCAAGAGTAAAAAGTAGAAACGGGCATCTTTCTAATAATGATGCAGCCAGATTTATAAAGGATATGTATACTGAAAGATTAAGAAAGGTGTATCTTGCCCATATCAGCAAAGACAGTAATAATTATGATATCGTAAGAAATACTGTAAAAGAAGAACTTTTAACTAACAATATAAAACTTGATTTTGAAATAGCTATGCAGGATAAGGTAACAGATGTCTTTGAACTGTAA